One part of the Lotus japonicus ecotype B-129 chromosome 2, LjGifu_v1.2 genome encodes these proteins:
- the LOC130737148 gene encoding uncharacterized protein LOC130737148, which produces MSQDSSKKLTPEMNAYGVKVMGLKSKTSKSSRVSKSSPHTSEIAIAQGIPQPSSDPCKKKGKKTRSKSDASIAKKKMVTRSSEATQGVNSEAEINPSTGDDVADPRITEVLETPLKEVLHADVDPIVPSQSNNQSNHDVDTDCNKDSDYLEEEVMVPNSTPSVDKDMLVEDVQDVIENSESDEVLINTLGASTSVGSKRRKMTVVRKYSTRSSGKKLGLGLSETKKRKKVIILDDDTPVVQNFKRKVHKDNATPVVDETPTVELDKSDTGSAARKRKIGRRIPENVPAAPLDNISFHSEESVGKWKYVYQRRIAQERELTGEILHCHEIMELIEAAGLLKTVTEIGGCYDKLVREFIVNVTTNCTVSGHPDFRKVFVRGRCVHFSPEIINQYLGRSTIATGNEEFSLSAITNELTAGQVVEWPVKGLLSSTHLSVKYAILNRIGAANWAPTTHNSDISSGLAKLIYLIGTKAQFDFGEYVFAQTMKHADTFAIKLPIGFPCLLCGIILSQHPQILLVDEVPSKKASLLTIDYRLLAGAHVSDVAGLAEMTQGEGASSQKTPETPIGALIAVSKMLQDTITSCTLRKRNVDTLILQLTKGKRPLEDNAAANNQDDAGTSNDDTTASD; this is translated from the coding sequence ATGAGTCAAGATTCCAGCAAGAAACTCACTCCTGAGATGAATGCTTACGGGGTAAAGGTAATGGGTTTGAAATccaaaacctcaaaatcttcAAGGGTTTCAAAatcctctcctcatacctctgaAATCGCAATTGCTCAAGGTATTCCTCAACCATCGTCTGATCCgtgcaagaagaaagggaaaaagacaCGATCCAAGTCAGATGCGTCCATagcaaagaagaagatggtaaCGAGAAGCTCTGAGGCTACCCAAGGAGTGAATTCCGAGGCTGAAATCAACCCAAGTACAGGTGATGATGTTGCTGATCCTCGTATCACTGAAGTGTTGGAAACTCCTCTCAAGGAAGTTTTACATGCAGATGTAGATCCAATTGTTCCATCACAAAGCAACAATCAATCAAACCACGATGTTGATACTGATTGCAACAAGGATTCTGATTATCTTGAGGAAGAGGTAATGGTTCCCAACTCGACTCCCTCTGTTGATAAAGATATGCTTGTCGAAGATGTTCAGGATGTCATTGAAAACTCAGAATCTGATGAGGTGTTGATCAACACCCTTGGTGCTTCTACCTCTGTTGGTTCAAAGAGGCGAAAGATGACTGTTGTTCGTAAGTACTCTACGCGTTCCTCTGGCAAGAAgttaggtttgggtttgagtgagACCAAGAAGCGCAAGAAGGTCATTATTCTTGATGATGATACTCCTGTTGTACAGAATTTCAAAAGAAAGGTTCACAAAGATAATGCTACTCCTGTTGTTGATGAGACTCCAACTGTGGAGTTGGATAAGTCAGATACTGGTTCTGCTGCTCGAAAGCGCAAGATTGGGAGACGAATTCCAGAAAATGTGCCTGCTGCTCCTTTGGATAACATTTCTTTTCACTCTGAAGAAAGTGTTGGTAAGTGGAAGTATGTTTATCAGCGCAGGATTGCTCAAGAGAGAGAATTGACTGGTGAGATTTTGCATTGTCATGAAATTATGGAACTTATTGAGGCTGCTGGGTTGTTGAAAACTGTTACTGAGATTGGTGGCTGCTATGACAAGTTGGTGAGAGAATTTATTGTGAATGTGACTACAAATTGCACTGTGTCTGGGCATCCTGATTTCAGGAAAGTTTTTGTGCGTGGTAGGTGTGTACACTTTTCACCTGAGATCATTAATCAGTATTTGGGAAGGAGCACTATTGCCACAGGAAATGAAGAGTTTTCCTTGAGTGCTATCACTAATGAACTCACGGCTGGTCAGGTTGTGGAATGGCCTGTCAAAGGCTTGTTGTCTTCTACTCatttgagtgtgaagtatgctatcttAAATCGCATTGGTGCTGCAAATTGGGCTCCTACCACCCACAACTCAGATATTTCTTCAGGTTTggcaaaattaatttatctgaTTGGTACTAAGGCTCAGTTTGATTTTGGTGAATATGTCTTTGCTCAAACTATGAAGCATGCTGACACCTTTGCTATCAAGCTCCCTATTGGGTTTCCTTGTTTACTTTGTGGGATTATCTTGAGTCAACATCCTCAAATTCTCCTTGTTGATGAGGTTCCTAGCAAGAAGGCTAGTCTTCTCACTATTGATTACAGGCTGCTAGCTGGTGCCCATGTTTCTGATGTTGCTGGTTTGGCTGAGATGACTCAGGGGGAGGGTGCTTCCTCTCAGAAGACTCCTGAGACTCCTATTGGTGCGCTTATTGCCGTGTCTAAGATGCTTCAGGACACGATTACTAGTTGTACATTGAGGAAGAGGAATGTGGACACTCTCATTCTGCAGTTGACTAAAGGCAAGAGGCCTCTTGAAGACAATGCTGCTGCTAATAATCAAGATGATGCTGGTACTTCTAATGATGACACTACTGCTAGTGATTAG